From Panicum hallii strain FIL2 chromosome 2, PHallii_v3.1, whole genome shotgun sequence, a single genomic window includes:
- the LOC112881331 gene encoding protein PXR1-like — MKRKKDEEEKTLCFRIRRNMAVNEMEEGRRIRMAERERAARDAKAVAKGKEKKRRLEEEVRKEREKMRKEEEEKRARAEKQKLKEKERKKREEEAKKRREKEDKEKKKRKEESKKKKTRKIS, encoded by the coding sequence ATGAAGAGGAAGAAAGATGAAGAGGAGAAGACGTTGTGCTTCCGGATTCGCAGGAACATGGCGGTCAATGAGATGGAGGAAGGCAGGAGGATCAGGATGGCCGAACGTGAGAGGGCAGCGAGGGACGCCAAGGCGGTGGCgaaggggaaggagaagaagaggaggttagaggaggaggtgaggaaggaGCGGGAGAAGATGAggaaagaggaggaggagaagagggCGCGCGCCGAGAAGCAAAAGCTTAAGGAGAAGGAGCGGAAGAAGCGCGAGGAGGAGGCGAAGAAGAGGCGTGAAAAGGAAGAtaaagagaagaaaaagagaaaagaggagTCCAAGAAAAAGAAGACCAGAAAAATCAGCTAG
- the LOC112882633 gene encoding non-specific lipid transfer protein-like 1, which yields MARLGLGMPCLLAAAAVAVLALASGAASQGPAPAPASSVDCSSAVTGLIGCLSYVQQRSTQARPAKQCCAGVKDALKSPATVTCLCAALGQNNGATINFTRAATLPAACGENPAALSKCNIKMPGAPTEGPAPSSGSAPAANSPGTSKSAAARSPVSAFAIGAAVAAPLLSYYFL from the exons ATGgcgcgcctcggcctcggcaTGCCGtgcctgctcgccgccgccgcggtggccgTCCTCGCGCTCGCGTCCGGCGCGGCGTCGCaggggccggcgccggcgccggcttcCTCTGTGGATTGCTCGTCGGCGGTGACCGGGCTCATCGGGTGCCTCTCGTACGTGCAGCAGCGGAGCACGCAGGCCAGGCCGGCCAAGCAGTGCTGCGCCGGCGTCAAGGACGCCCTCAAGAGCCCGGCCACCGTCACCTGCCTCTGCGCCGCCCTCGGCCAGAACAACGGCGCCACCATCAACTTCACCCGCGCCGCCACGCTCCCCGCGGCGTGCGGCGAGAACCCGGCCGCCCTCAGCAAGTGCAACA TCAAAATGCCCGGCGCTCCTACTGAAG GTCCTGCACCCTCTTCTGGATCGGCACCGGCCGCTAACAGCCCAGGCACATCGAAGTCGGCGGCAGCTCGGTCACCGGTCTCGGCGTTCGCCATAGGAGCCGCTGTGGCCGCGCCTCTGCTCTCTTACTACTTCCTCTGA
- the LOC112882831 gene encoding uncharacterized protein LOC112882831 encodes MPLFFSKFAQLVPRLRRLSTAAANAAGEDPKLSRIADELLALSPAELDDYAALLRLKLRLSLTSSAAAGGASPAGAGDAAAGAEEAAAAVKTAFDVKIEKYEAAAKIKIIKEVRAVTDLGLKEAKELVEKAPVVVRTGLPKEEAEALAAKLKAAGAAVALE; translated from the coding sequence ATGCCACTCTTCTTCTCCAAATTCGCACAACTGGTCCCCCGGCTCCGCCGCctctccacggcggcggcgaacgCCGCCGGCGAGGATCCTAAGCTGTCGCGGATCGCGGACGAGCTCCTCGCCCTCTCCCCAGCCGAGCTGGACGACTACGCCGCGCTCCTGCGCCTCAAGCTCCGCCTCTCGCTCACCTCCAGCGCGGCCGCCGGAGGCGCCTCTCCGGCCGGGGCCGGGGACGCCGCGGCGGGAGCGGAGGAGGCAGCCGCGGCGGTGAAGACGGCGTTCGACGTGAAGATCGAGAAGTACGAGGCTGCGGCGAAGATAAAGATCATCAAGGAGGTGCGCGCGGTGACGGACCTGGGTCTGAAGGAGGCGAAGGAGCTGGTGGAGAAGGCGCCTGTCGTGGTTCGCACGGGGTTGCCCAaggaggaggccgaggcgctCGCGGCCAAGCTcaaggccgccggcgccgccgtagCACTCGAGTGA
- the LOC112881330 gene encoding SKP1-like protein 1B yields MEAAKGAPVEENGKGAEGAAGSDEEMGEVASEKGKAVEEAKEVAGVKTITLQSADGVERCVSAVAAELSMVLSGTNACADTVIPLPNVATGKTLDTVIEYCIKHAAEPIIGYSDPSAAAGSSSVGTLVSEDLEKWDRKLVEGLSADDLHDLLMAANYLGINGLLDVVCQKAADMIKGKTTQQIRDTFNLTNDLTPADEAELRQLYAWAFDE; encoded by the coding sequence ATGGAGGCGGCGAAGGGAGCGCCAGTGGAGGAGAATGGAAAAGGAGCGGAGGGAGCGGCGGGGTCCGATGAGGAGATGGGAGAGGTGGCTTCGGAGAAGGGGAAAGCAGTGGAGGAAGCGAAGGAGGTGGCCGGCGTGAAGACGATCACCCTGCAGAGCGCGGACGGGGTGGAGCGCTGCGTGTCGGCCGTGGCGGCGGAGCTCTCGATGGTCCTCAGCGGCACGAACGCATGCGCCGACACGGTCATCCCGCTCCCAAATGTCGCCACGGGGAAGACTCTGGACACGGTGATCGAGTACTGCATCAAGCACGCCGCCGAGCCCATCATTGGCTACTCCGACcccagcgccgcggccggcAGCAGCAGCGTCGGCACACTGGTATCCGAGGACCTGGAGAAGTGGGACCGCAAGCTCGTCGAGGGCCTCAGCGCGGACGACCTGCACGACCTCCTCATGGCCGCCAACTACCTCGGAATCAACGGGCTCCTCGACGTCGTCTGCCAGAAGGCCGCCGACATGATCAAGGGCAAGACCACCCAGCAGATCCGCGACACCTTCAACCTCACCAACGATCTCACCCCGGCGGACGAGGCGGAGTTGCGCCAGCTGTACGCCTGGGCCTTCGACGAGTAG
- the LOC112881849 gene encoding heavy metal-associated isoprenylated plant protein 23-like has translation MGGTLEYLSGLLGGSGGHGHEKTKKRKQLQTVELKVRMDCEGCELKVKSALSSMKGVESVEINRKQQKVTVVGYVEAGKVLKKAQSTGKKAEIWPYVPYSLVSQPYVAGTYDKRAPPGYVRSAEPGYVPSVQQQQQLGRPHDHLTDMFNDENPNSCSVM, from the exons ATGGGGGGCACCTTGGAGTACCTGTCGGGACTGCTGGGAGGGAGCGGGGGCCATGGCCACGAGAAGACGAAGAAGAGGAAGCAGCTGCAGACTGTTGAGCTCAAGGTCAGGATGGACTGCGAGGGCTGCGAGCTCAAGGTTAAGAGCGCCCTCTCCTCCATGAAAG GGGTTGAGTCGGTGGAGATCAACCGGAAGCAGCAGAAGGTGACGGTGGTCGGGTACGTGGAGGCCGGCAAGGTGCTGAAGAAGGCGCAGTCGACGGGGAAGAAGGCCGAGATCTGGCCGTACGTGCCCTACAGCCTGGTGAGCCAGCCGTACGTCGCCGGCACCTACGACAAGCGCGCCCCGCCGGGCTACGTCCGGAGCGCGGAGCCCGGCTACGTGCCCAGcgtccagcagcagcagcagctcggccGGCCGCACGACCACCTCACCGACATGTTCAACGACGAGAACCCAAACTCCTGCTCGGTCATGTGA